GAGCGCCACATAGCAGGCAGTCACGAGAATTGGTTTGGGATACATTGCGCGCTCCGATAATGTTTCATCTCTTGCTATTTCACAGTTCGAGGGCCAGACGCCTCCCGCATTTGGAGTAAGCGTCGCGCGGACTCACGTGATACCAGCGATGATGAGTGGAGATTGCGGGGTCGCGCACATGCTAAAGAGGTTTCGACGCTGGAGACTGTTCCAGACTGGCTGGAGTTCTGTCGCCCTCGTCATTCTCGTGTCTTCGACCGCGACGGCAGCCGACAACAGAGAAACCATACAGGCTGATGTCCATGCTGGCGTACCCGAGACCGAATGTGATCGTCTTGCCGCGCACCCCGATGACAAGCAGCGTCTCCCGTCCGTCAAGGGAGTAGAGAAACCGGTTCCCGAATCAGTCACCGCCTGTCTTGCTGCGGTCGAATCCTATCCTGGCAGTCCGAGGCTCAACTATCAGGCTGGTCGGGCCTACCAAACCGTTAAAGACTATGAAAATGCGCTTGCCTACTACAGCAAGGCCAGCGAACTCGGTAGCGCCTCTGCAAAGGCGAGTCTGGGATGGATGTACGCGGCTGGCATGGGCGTTGCTGAAGATGATGTGAAAGCCTTCAAACTATTCATCGAAGCGGCCGAAGCTGGCAGCGTCGAGGGTGCCGAGAGCGCGGGCCTATGGTTCCATTATGGTTGGGGAGGCGAGAAAAACGTCGACAAAGCCATTCACTGGTACACCACCGCATCGTCATCAAGTGCATTTGTATTCATGGGCGATATCTATAATCGTCGCTCCAGCGGCCGCGAGAACCGGGCGGTCGCGCTGAAATGGTATTGGAAGGCGTTCGAGCGGGGCAATCTGCGGGCTGCGGTGAACCTGGGCAATGCCTACGAACACGGCGACGGCGTTCCGCAAGACTATGCGGAAGCCATGAAGTTCTACGTACTTGCTGCGGCCGAGCTGGGCGACGCTGCTAATAAGATCGGGGATTTGTACTACTACGGAAAGGGTGTCGCGCAAAGCTATCCTCAAGCCAGGCTATGGTTCGAGAAAGGAGCGGAGGCCGGTCACGACGAGGCGTTGAGAAACCTCGGGTCATTGTATGAATACGGCAAGGGCGTAGAGAAGGATGCCTTCAAAGCGATCGAGTTGTACAGAAAAGCCGCTGAAAATGGATCGACGGGCGCGATGCGCGATATCGGCTATCTGTACTTAAACGGCAAAGGAGTCCCGAAGGACCTGACCGAGGCGAGCAGATGGTACATCATGGCAGCAGAGAAAGGCGACGATAGTGCATTCAACCAGATGGGCTGGCTTCGTCAAACCTCCACCCCGCCCGATTATGCCGCGGCCATGGAGTGGTATAAGAAGGGAGCCGAGGCAGGAAATCGGGTTGCCATGTCCAATGTCGGCTTCCTCTACGCCGAGGGCAAAGGGGTCAAGCGCAACTACAAGGAAGCTCTAGCCTGGTACAGGAAAGCTGCCGACGCAGGCGACGAGAGAGCAATGAACGAAATCGGGGTCCTTTATCACGACGAAAAGGGCGTCCGCCGGAACTACCGTGAGGCTGGCATCTGGTATGAGAAGGCGGCCGCGGCCGGTAACACCTACGCCAATCTCAATCTTGCGATCTTATTTTCGAGAGGTTGGGGCGTCAGAAAGGACACAGCCCTTGCTGTCGATCTCGCGGAACTGGCGGTTCAGAAGAATACTAATGCCCGGGACCAACTGAAGTCCGACTGGGAGAACTGGGAACCGGAATTCCTCAACGCCTTCCAGCAACGACTGATCGACCGCGGCTTTTACCAGGGTGTCGTCGATGGTCGGTATGGCAAAGGCACCCTTGCGGCGATAGATGCGATGCATACGGCTGATGCTGACTAAAGATTCCTATTTTGTGAGACGTTCGGGCGGCACGCACAGGAGGTTGTTTCCGTCTCGCATGTCGCAGACGATAACCTTCACGAACCATGGCCACTGCTTCGAAGTCGCCACGCTGGTCACCACTCCACCGGGGTTGATCGTCCCCGATAACCCCCAGATCGCATTCTTATTGTGAGTTGCACATCTGGCATCCTCGCCTTTGTCGTAATAGCAAGTGAGGACCTTCAAGGGGTAGGAACATTTGTTTCTGACTGTGACCCAGTCCCAGTCAATCGTGCCCCTGTTAGGTGCCGGCTTGATCTCAGCGCACGACGAGGCACCATAAGGTGCCAGCCGATTGGGGTTGTGGTTGACGGCAACCTCCTTCTCCCCTTTACCGTCAAGAATCCGCTTTCTTGTATCACCAGCCCAATCGGGATCAGGTTCGACGTTCGCGGGATCGGTCAAATTGCCCGCATCTTGTGATTTGCCAATGTAGCCTTCTTTCTTTCGCACTGAGCGTTCTTTCTTGGGCGCGGGCCTTGCGACGTTTTTACTTTTCCTAGACGACTGCCAACGATCAAATAAATCTTCCACGCATCTATAATAACGCTCTCCGTAAAGATCATTCTCTCTGTCATCTGGACATTGGGTTTTAAAATATTCGTACTGTGCCCGCTCTTCTCTAGCTACAGCAGGGTCGCTACTATAATAAACACCTGCGATTGTTGTTTGCGGAATTACTACTACGAACGAAGATATAGATACAAAAAACGTAATTTTATAATTCAGACATGTCTTAAATCTTGAAAGAATTTTTCCATCCATTAGGAGACACCCTGTTCTACATATGCCGATTCTCTCGCAGACGGTCGATGCCTGCCTTTCGGAGGCTGGAACCAAAATACATCGAGGTTCAGCATAAGTAATTTATGGGGAGTATGTATCCCTCAAACGGGGGATACGATGTTTCCGCGCCGAGTTGGCCTGCGAAATACCACTCCATTTTTTGCCGAGAGGCGGGATATCACGCCCCGTTGGCACCAACAACGAGCGCCGCGACAGTCTCGTCCTGCTGCCACGATAAATAAGGAATCGCGATGCCCGGGTAGAAGGCATTTCCGTTCACAATGCGTGTCTCAAACATTGAGACACCGAAGCACTGGTCGGGGAAGCTCACGGCAGAGCGCGTCTTTTTGGCCCTATATTTTGATCGTGAAGGTTGGGTCGAATCCGGTTTCCTCGCCCGGATATCCTCTCGAATTCGAGACGACCCTCGTGGACCCGATGATGTAGTCATTCCGGTGGTGCACGTGGCCATGCACCCACAATGTCGGCCCTACCTCCAATATCAGGTCTTCCAAATCCGATGCATAGCAAGCGGAGAGTGGATCGTGTCGAAAACCGAGGGCGATCGCGCGTGGGGACGGAGCGTGATGCGTAACGACAACTGTCTTCAGTCGTGTACACTTGCGCAGGTCTGCCGCAATGAAATCCCGAGTTTCGATATGCTTCCGGTAAGCGTGGATCGGCTTGAATTTGCGGTACGGTGCCTTTGAGAACTTGATCTTCTTGAAGTCGTTCATCCCGCTTTCGGCGTACGACATGCTGACACTGGGATTTCGGCCGAACAGCCGGAAATCGGTCCAAAGGGTTCCGCCGATAAACCTGACACCGCCGATCTCGACTGCGTCGTTTTCCAGGAAGTGGACGTTTGAAAAGCCAGCGGCGAATTCGCGGGAATCCCGAATGCTTTCCTCGATCGACGCTCCATAGAAGTCATGATTGCCCGCAACGAAGATGACAGGAACTTCACTGGCGATCGTGTCGGCTAGCCATCGAAGGCTCGGAACGAGACCTTTGGTCAGAACGTCGCCCGCACAAACCAGGACGTCGATGTCGTCTGGCGGGGTCTGCAAAAAAGGTTCGCCGAACTCGAGGTGAATGTCGGAGATGATCCAGAGTTTCATGAATGCTGTCCTAACGCGGCAGAGGAAAAAGAGGACGCCGCCTCAAAAAGCCAATCAAAGGGTCAGTAGTGGCAGTCTTGGATAGAGCCACGACATCACGGCCTTTCTCATCGAAATTGCCAGGGCATCGTGATGAATCTCGAGAGTGGATTTCGCCTCGTTAGCGGAGAGCCAACCGTCGCTGAAACGCCACCGGCGAAAAAACAAGACATCAAGATGATGACGTCGGGAATCCTCAAGCATGCTGCGTATCCCTTTCGACTTTTTTGGCGGAACCATTGCGGCATCGCGAGGGAAGTCGGATTTACCTTCATTCTCGACATTTGGCGTCTGCACCACCCTCGTCGTCTCCTCATTTGTTGCGGCAACAATCGTGTCTATTTGGGAGCGGATGTCCTCAGGGATGGCCGCGGCAGCGTCGAAAGCCGCCATGATAAACCTGGCATCGCTCGTAAATTCTAGGTTCCACTCCCTCGGATTGTCCCGCCAGAGAACGGTTTCGGCGGCCTTTGTCCAACGCCCTTCCCGCAGGACTCCGAGAGCCTCCAAAACCGAGTATGCGTCCGATGTCGCATAGGCTGGACCAACTCCGTTGGCCGCCGCGATATTGGGTTCTGACGAACCGTCACCATGGTCCGCCTGCGACGAAGGAACGCGGCTTCTGAACGGCCGGTACTGCAACTGCGCGTTCTGTGCGGCGACATAAATGACGGCGGTCGATATGTCGTCCCATCTTGGCGGAACATCGGGAAGTACGGGTGAAAGGCGCGGTTTAGCTCCTCCGTCGATCTCGTCCGCCTGGCCCAGCGCCGCTAGGACCGCGCACCCGACTTCGTAGGCGGTCATGTGGTAATGTTCCCAGCCCACCTCATGATTGTAGGGGATATTGTGCGAGAGATAGTCGATAACGGGGCCAGCCCAGGCATCGACTGCTGAGTTTTGCATTTTGTTATGCAGTTCCATGGCGCGCGTCGCAGATTCCGCGATGAAACTCGGGGTGCCGAAAACTCCGCTGATCAGGAGCGCGATCTCGTGGTCGACATCGAGACTCTCCCAGTGAAGGCCAGTCTCCCCAAGCACCTCGACTTCGGCAATGTCACTCTCGGATGCTTCAACCAAGCCCTGGAGAGATCGAGCCGGTACCATGAA
Above is a window of Rhizobium etli 8C-3 DNA encoding:
- a CDS encoding SEL1-like repeat protein, which gives rise to MLKRFRRWRLFQTGWSSVALVILVSSTATAADNRETIQADVHAGVPETECDRLAAHPDDKQRLPSVKGVEKPVPESVTACLAAVESYPGSPRLNYQAGRAYQTVKDYENALAYYSKASELGSASAKASLGWMYAAGMGVAEDDVKAFKLFIEAAEAGSVEGAESAGLWFHYGWGGEKNVDKAIHWYTTASSSSAFVFMGDIYNRRSSGRENRAVALKWYWKAFERGNLRAAVNLGNAYEHGDGVPQDYAEAMKFYVLAAAELGDAANKIGDLYYYGKGVAQSYPQARLWFEKGAEAGHDEALRNLGSLYEYGKGVEKDAFKAIELYRKAAENGSTGAMRDIGYLYLNGKGVPKDLTEASRWYIMAAEKGDDSAFNQMGWLRQTSTPPDYAAAMEWYKKGAEAGNRVAMSNVGFLYAEGKGVKRNYKEALAWYRKAADAGDERAMNEIGVLYHDEKGVRRNYREAGIWYEKAAAAGNTYANLNLAILFSRGWGVRKDTALAVDLAELAVQKNTNARDQLKSDWENWEPEFLNAFQQRLIDRGFYQGVVDGRYGKGTLAAIDAMHTADAD
- a CDS encoding metallophosphoesterase, with the translated sequence MKLWIISDIHLEFGEPFLQTPPDDIDVLVCAGDVLTKGLVPSLRWLADTIASEVPVIFVAGNHDFYGASIEESIRDSREFAAGFSNVHFLENDAVEIGGVRFIGGTLWTDFRLFGRNPSVSMSYAESGMNDFKKIKFSKAPYRKFKPIHAYRKHIETRDFIAADLRKCTRLKTVVVTHHAPSPRAIALGFRHDPLSACYASDLEDLILEVGPTLWVHGHVHHRNDYIIGSTRVVSNSRGYPGEETGFDPTFTIKI
- a CDS encoding DUF2442 domain-containing protein produces the protein MARKRRGRRSYRRDTKGPDRKKSLGSGLDEIGFQPLGRRIVLESACDAEERLKHPAPSGAHYDRSTGRITVEFANGSAFMVPARSLQGLVEASESDIAEVEVLGETGLHWESLDVDHEIALLISGVFGTPSFIAESATRAMELHNKMQNSAVDAWAGPVIDYLSHNIPYNHEVGWEHYHMTAYEVGCAVLAALGQADEIDGGAKPRLSPVLPDVPPRWDDISTAVIYVAAQNAQLQYRPFRSRVPSSQADHGDGSSEPNIAAANGVGPAYATSDAYSVLEALGVLREGRWTKAAETVLWRDNPREWNLEFTSDARFIMAAFDAAAAIPEDIRSQIDTIVAATNEETTRVVQTPNVENEGKSDFPRDAAMVPPKKSKGIRSMLEDSRRHHLDVLFFRRWRFSDGWLSANEAKSTLEIHHDALAISMRKAVMSWLYPRLPLLTL